CAATTAAAAACGTTCCATATTTCTGTTAAGAGGCTGCTCATCTAGTTCATACCTTTAGATTACAAAGAAAGTAGTACAGCCTGCTTTATATGTACAATGTAATGAGAGTCATATGCCTGCACAATTtgttaaaaaccaaataaagttttgaaaaaaaacaaacattccaTGTTTAGTGGCCATTTGTACTCAGTTCCCCTTACTttgatgcccctaaataaaatccagtgaaacCAACTCTGGTTTTCATAGAAAAGTGACAAGAGGAAGAACATTTTTGCATAAACCTTTTCCCAATGATTTTCTTGGGATAAGTTAATTTCCAGATGGTTTTCTCGAGAAAATGAGTTCATCTCAAGAAAAACTTGAAGAATCAGGCTCAACACACATCAATCGTGTCTCGAGATGATCTGGATGAGCATTTGGAGGAATGAATCAGACAACttatctggaaataaaaaacactgagtATATGTAGAAAATATCCGCTCTGTGCTTccatacatttttagatttaaaccTTCCTCACAGAGAGTTTAAAATCAGAGGTTTTAGTTAAAATGGAGCCATTATTTTATATCTGCAGTCATCCATGCTAAGCCCAGACTGGACTGGATCAAACTGGATGACTTTTGTTTGAGAAGTCTTGCAACAGGCGGAGTTCTGCGGGTTGAAAGTTTGAGTTTCATCAGAGTTGTGACATTTGGCGCACGCTCTCGTATCTAAAACCCTCCAGTGATGGTGTGGAAAGATTAAACTGTGTTGCAAACGCTGCTGAAACTCCTCTGAGGCTCCAACCAGAGAAACGCTGCCTCTTTACCTTCGGTGTTGTTGATATCTGCAAAGTTTTGACTTTGGACGATTTTCTCCACGATGTCGTCGGCATCGATGCGGGTGTCGTTGACCCAGGTGGGGTGGCTCTCCACCGAGTCCTGCTTCCTCCTGAAGTACAGAACAAACACCATGAGGCCGCAGCCGCTAgctaactaatttagtaattgaataAACATTTACTGGAGTATTTAGACGCTAAAAAGGGgtatttgctgaaaaaacaacacagagaattaattaagccaaaactgcaaaaaacaaatatacattttgaatttcataaaaaaaaaaaaaaaaaaaaaaaaaacagctttgtctaaatattttctacccaaAGCTCTTCTAGTGGCATTTTAGCTTCCCCTGGTTcagattctgaaaaaaataaaaataaatctactaAGCACcaaatcagttaatccaaacaATAATCACCAGATCAGCGTTACACTGTCTGATGTCAAGTCCAGCTGTTCCACATGTTGATGCtaggagttttgtttttagctgctGAAGCAACTTtagctacaaatgatcaagcgtaATATAAAGGCGTAATCTAAAGGCATGCcatgttattgtattttagacaataaaaacgGAACTACATTATTTgataatttgcattttttaaatgtatttctaacatcGTATATGAAgatttaagtggttaaatgaaaactcCGCGGAACGTGCCAATTCTATGCATTACAAAattaatcgttagttgcagaaCTAATTATGACTATAAACTTCCAGTATTTCGTGCATCTCTGCTTtataatgcaaataaatgtctttttatttaactgaaccaggaaaaaaaaaatctgttggcAGACATTTTGGGAGGATTCACGTTCCTCGTCCATCAAAGACGGTTTATTGCAGCGCTTAGGATTCACGATGGGAAAAACGTCCAATAACCAGAGTTAATTAAAACGTTAATCAAGCGTCCCCttgttttatctgcttttaGGACTCTTCTCTGAGTCAGTACCTCAGAGGTCGGTTCGGGGGCAGAACGGGCCGTGGGGGTCGAGGGGGTCTCTCCGGACGTCCAGCATCCTTGTCGCCCTCTGGTGGCGGGTCGGTGGTGAAGCAGAGGCCTCCGGAGGCGCTGCTTCCTGTCGAGGTGTTCCTGCGATGCGTGAGGTCCGACAGGCTGGAGGAGCAGGAGTGCTCAGTGCTGTAGCCTGCAGGACGGCAGAAGCACGAGAAATTAGACCAGGAGATTTAAGTTAACGGTTTAAGTTGAGCggggtttatttttatgtccaatattttttttgttggtttatcaAGACATAATACAAAGTTGTTCACATTATAAACATCTTGCATAACGTCTCAAATTTTTTTAGACACGtaaaacaccataaaaacagaacggaaagaaaaaatacattaaacaagTGGGAGGAGAGCTGGAATATTTAATCTAAGTTTTTAATTTAGTGACATGGTGGGTTAATTACATTATTCTACactgattaaaattaaattttgctgaatttttttctaCCCTCACAAATGTTCCAACAGCGTTAAAACGATATTTTTATCatctttctctttatttttccatcttccATACATTTTTCTGTACTTACCTAGTTCTGCATACTTCAACTGAATTCAacaatttatttatcaaaacattttatgtttcagcTTTAAGAATTTTTGAGACATTTGTACTTTAATGCAAATCTCAGCTCCGTTGAAACGCACTGAAATTCGTCAGAATTCAGCAAAAACTTTGTCGTCTTTTACAGCGTACAACATCGGCCACTTCAAcctaaataagaaaataaacattttattatctaCAATGCAAGAAAGTAGATAGTTTCCCAGCAAGTGTAATTtcactttgttgtcatttgtaGCAACAGATCTGCATCTGCGTTAAATACAACATTACGGTTGTTCAATGTTTGGTGTCATTTCAACTatacaaagtttaaaaattgtatttaatgtttagaaacacaaaaaagtagtgaaataacatttatttgtggATTTTGAGATGGTAATTCAATAATTTGAAACTGATGAGAAATCAAAGATGGAGCGGTatagtttacatatttataaatatgtaaaaaggtaaataaaagtactttgtttttagaaattcagtggtttttttaaataatccagACCTTTGACACATTTTCTGCCTTTCAGACTCCACAGGAAGTTTCCAGGTTCTTCAGGAAGTCCAGTATTTAAGAACAGAACCGAGGCGTCGGACCTGCTGGTGGGTTTCCTACCTGAGATTTTGCTCTGCTGGCTGGCGTAGCTGGAGTTACGAGAATGACCAGACTGGAAGACTTCTCCCGGACcggactggttctggttcggcTCGGAGTCGTCCAGCAGGCCTGAAGGAGCAAACGGATCGGTCAGCTCAGTGTATGTGGGAACAACGAGCGATCAGCCTCAGGGACGCAGAACCCAGGCTGAGAACCGGCCCGGTTCTACCCAACTCGTTAAAATAATGACTCTGTTCACTATAAAACTTTTAAGTACCGTTTGACTTCAATACAAGAAGGTTTAAATCTTAAACAGAGACAgattcctctttcttttccacAACAAGCTAAAAATTCTAGTTTTTAACTCcattttaaaggcttttataTCCTCTCTgcatcattttcagattttaaataatttgggGAAAGAAGCagagtttttaaatatattcactGACCTGACATGcctaataaacacaaaaaccttgTTTAATAAACCtcatctatatctatatatctatatatatatatatatatgtatatatatatatatatatatatatatatatatatatatatacatatatatatatatatatgtatatatatatatatatatatatatatatagatgcTAATCCAAGAGGAAATTTGATCATTAAACTCAAATCCCTTAAAAAATCTCTGCAAGCTAAAATCCTGAGTTAAACATCTAAATCCtgagaataaaacaatttttagatttaatgtgCAGTTAATAAAAAAGTTTCAGATTAAATACATTCTTTAGTTAAGTTTAGAagctgaaaataatgaaaaggttGACGCAGCCACTCAGCCTGCCATGTGTGGGATATTGATGATGCTTTTGTCAacgtaaacaaaacatttctgcatctTCTACCAAAGCTTTGTTTACACCAGGGTTATAAtagttttggatttttcattatagtttagttCAATttctttgtgactttttgtttgtctagtttagttaatttaaattagtgtttggagtgtgtttgctagtttttactTCAATCAGTCATTGTACAGAAGAACAACAAGTAGAGCCCATCCAAAGACTGAAAGACAAAGATAAGACCTGCATGGACAGGTTCCAGTTTTCATTAGCTACTATTAGTTTAAAACTATTTAGTTTTATATCAGGTTTACTAGTGTTAGTCATAGTTTTTTTCATCCTTCTTACCTTGTAGGTGGAGAATTCAAGAAGGTCAAAGCATTGAGTTGTGATTATGCTTAAATTTATTTCGTAATGAATACTCAAAAGAAGACACAATTTCCTGAAAATGTAGTAAATTATTGATGAACAATAACTGACTCTGCCGTTTTAGCCCAACGTTTGCTTTTTGCTGACGCCATTTTGCAGACGAGCGTTTACGGATTATCATCATGGATTATGGAGTGTCGTAATTTGCCGGCAGCTGATGTCAACTGATCGAAAAGTTAATAAAgggattcataaacacaaaatgaaggATATTACATCTATAATTTCAGTacgttttggtttgttttataaatacatgATATAGTTCtagtttttctccattaaaCATTTcggaaatgttttctcaatttcagtttttgttactttGCTTGCTCAGGTTAACTCTGATGACCTTTGCTTATAGTAACTATGCTTCTTCTCTATTGAACTCCATGTCAGAGTGAAACCCAGCTGTAAACAGCcgtttctctgctttttgctgaaatgtgaggCTTTGAGGAGCGACTCCCACCCGAGCTGATGATGGAAGGCCGAGGCTTGGAGGCCCGGCCCAGAGAAACCCCTCCAGCTGGCCCGGTTCCCTCGGCCGTCCCCTCCCCCTTGCAGTCCAGCTGCAGGGTGTGTTCCCGTCCGGGGATGGAGATGGACTTTGCTGTGCTTGGAGCGCTgcagaggggaaaaacaaaacagctttatCAGCCTGGAACAGATTAAAGGAGCAGAGGGAGCTGCTGCGCCTCAACAGATACGAAGGAAAAAATTAGTCATTGTTTCAGCACATGCTTCAGATTATACgcatttaaaaaggaaaatctgaTTGTTGCCTTTAAATCCTGAAAAAAGAACCAGAAGAAATATCAGAACATTGAAATGTCTTCATTTTGCTACACTCCACTCACACTGGATCAGATGTTACTGAGGTGTTCGGCCAGAACAGACCCAGTAAGAACCAGAGCCAGAAACCATTTCCGctcttaaataattaaaaacatcaacatctgGACTGGTTTGATTCTTTAACTGGATTCACAGGATGACTGATGACTTGGTGCTTCAATcaacaaaatgcatttctgaGAGAGAAACGAGCAACTTAAGTTTAATTTCAGGTAAATTCTTGTTAGTAACTGTAAAAAtagatataaaaacataaaattcgCAGGTTATTTTCCGCAGGCCGCCTGATGTAATCTGTGATTAGATTAATGAAGGCCGTCAGCAGAACCAACAAGTTCTGTAAATGCTTTAGATACACCTGGAGGGGCAACAGTAGAAATATCACCTAAATGGACtcaatgattttaaaattttaatttaaaaaggttGCAGGAAGGATTTGTATCATTACTTAGTctcttcagagaaaaactgaatttatgcTCCTACTCACGTTTTGAAGCACGGATCTCCAGAAAGAAGAGTCATTCCAATGATTACCTGTAAGGtgcaaaaacataacaaaagacAACAGTTCAGATAAAGAAACTTCTTCCATTTCACTTTCCTGACttcataaaagttgtttttaaatcattttgtcaagctaaaatttatttttctattcatcAGTTCATGtagttttgtgcttttttgtaGAACAGAAATACGTTTCTTAGCAGAAGACaaaatggtctagtcaaagaaAGTGAAACTGTAGAAT
The genomic region above belongs to Xiphophorus maculatus strain JP 163 A chromosome 12, X_maculatus-5.0-male, whole genome shotgun sequence and contains:
- the LOC102237875 gene encoding protein FAM102A-like; translation: MAFFVKKKKFKFQTQLTLEELTAVPFVNGVLFCKLRLLDGDFVATSSREEVHENCVRWRKRFTFVSKMSANPHTGVLDPSVCRVSVRKELKGGKAYSKLGFTDLNMAEFAGSGSTVRCCLLEGYDTKNTRQDNSILKVIIGMTLLSGDPCFKTAPSTAKSISIPGREHTLQLDCKGEGTAEGTGPAGGVSLGRASKPRPSIISSGLLDDSEPNQNQSGPGEVFQSGHSRNSSYASQQSKISGYSTEHSCSSSLSDLTHRRNTSTGSSASGGLCFTTDPPPEGDKDAGRPERPPRPPRPVLPPNRPLRRKQDSVESHPTWVNDTRIDADDIVEKIVQSQNFADINNTEDSNLRLFVSRDGTTALSSIRLGNRVSAGGYEPVVIESH